Proteins from one Mycobacterium sp. EPa45 genomic window:
- a CDS encoding CaiB/BaiF CoA-transferase family protein produces MTSAQGPAAPLAGITVVALEQAVAAPMCTRVLADFGARVIKVENPSGGDFARHYDDVVNGPGGLAAHFVWANRNKESIALDLKTAEGLAILHQLLDRADALVSNLAPGATARLGISPEQLRERHPDVIAVEIDGYGAGGPLSNKRAYDLLAQSESGSCAVTGYPGMPAKPGPPIADISTGLYSALSIMALLISRGQRTRRGAAVTVSLFDTMMDLMGYPLTYAQHSGIDQEPLGMNSPAVAPYGSFVTADNQTVVLGTTNDREWQRLAREIIERPDLAADPRYATNSDRCAHRDELNAAIQTWCAQHDLAHIQKTADAAGIGNARYNLPSEVLAHPQLSDRDRWRTVQTTAGAIQAILPPPIIEGYEQPMGPVPGLGEHTDALLAELGLSDNEIGSLREQGAVA; encoded by the coding sequence ATGACTTCTGCGCAAGGACCGGCAGCCCCGCTGGCCGGTATCACTGTCGTGGCGTTGGAGCAGGCGGTGGCGGCACCGATGTGCACCCGTGTCCTGGCCGACTTCGGTGCCCGGGTGATCAAGGTCGAGAACCCGTCAGGTGGGGACTTCGCCCGTCACTACGACGACGTCGTCAACGGCCCGGGAGGCCTTGCAGCCCATTTCGTTTGGGCCAATCGCAACAAAGAGTCGATTGCATTGGACCTGAAAACAGCCGAGGGCCTGGCGATCCTGCACCAATTGCTCGACCGCGCCGATGCACTGGTGTCCAATCTTGCGCCCGGCGCCACCGCGCGGCTCGGCATCTCGCCCGAGCAACTGCGCGAACGCCACCCCGACGTGATCGCCGTCGAGATCGACGGCTACGGCGCCGGCGGCCCGCTGTCGAACAAGCGGGCCTACGACCTGCTGGCGCAATCGGAGTCCGGATCGTGTGCGGTGACCGGCTATCCCGGCATGCCCGCCAAGCCGGGCCCGCCGATCGCCGACATCTCCACCGGTCTGTACTCGGCACTGTCGATCATGGCGCTGCTCATCTCCCGCGGTCAGCGGACGCGGCGGGGTGCGGCCGTCACGGTGAGCCTCTTCGACACGATGATGGATCTGATGGGTTATCCGCTGACCTACGCGCAGCATTCTGGGATCGACCAGGAGCCGTTGGGCATGAACTCCCCGGCGGTGGCGCCCTACGGCTCCTTTGTCACCGCCGACAATCAGACGGTAGTGCTGGGCACCACCAATGACCGGGAATGGCAACGACTCGCCCGCGAGATCATCGAGCGGCCCGACCTGGCCGCCGACCCGCGATACGCCACCAATTCCGATCGCTGCGCCCACCGCGACGAGCTCAATGCGGCCATCCAAACCTGGTGTGCCCAGCATGATCTGGCCCATATCCAGAAGACGGCCGACGCCGCGGGAATCGGCAATGCTCGCTACAATCTGCCCAGCGAGGTGCTGGCTCACCCGCAGCTGTCCGATCGGGACCGGTGGCGGACGGTACAGACCACAGCGGGCGCGATCCAGGCCATCCTGCCGCCTCCGATCATCGAGGGCTATGAGCAGCCGATGGGCCCGGTGCCCGGCCTCGGTGAGCACACCGATGCGCTGCTGGCCGAATTGGGCTTGTCGGACAACGAGATCGGCAGCCTGCGTGAGCAGGGTGCCGTCGCGTGA
- a CDS encoding acyl-CoA dehydrogenase family protein: MSFELTEDQELIRKSVRELASRFDDHYWMEKDQEHEFPQEFYDAIAGGGWLGMTIPEEYGGHGLGITEATILAEEVARSGGGMNAASSIHMSIFGMQPVVVFGSDEMKAATLPRIVNGDLHVCFGVTEPGAGLDTSRITTFAKRDGDHYVVNGRKVWISKALESEKILLLARTESRDDVEKRGGKPTEGLSLFLTDIDRDHVDIRPIRKMGRNAVSSNEVFIDDLRIPVSDRIGDEGKGFSYILHGLNPERMLIAAEALGIGRVALDRAVKYANERVVFDRPIGMNQGIQFPLADSLARLDAAELILRKATWLYDNGKSCGREANMAKYLCADAGFTAADRALQTHGGMGYSEEYHISRFFRESRLMKIAPVSQEMILNFLGANVLGLPKSY; the protein is encoded by the coding sequence ATGAGCTTCGAACTGACCGAAGATCAGGAACTGATCCGTAAGTCGGTGCGGGAGTTGGCATCACGCTTCGATGACCACTATTGGATGGAGAAAGACCAGGAGCACGAGTTCCCCCAGGAGTTTTACGACGCCATCGCCGGTGGCGGCTGGCTCGGGATGACCATCCCCGAGGAGTACGGCGGGCACGGGCTGGGGATCACTGAGGCGACCATCCTGGCCGAGGAGGTTGCCCGCTCCGGTGGCGGCATGAACGCCGCGAGCTCCATCCACATGTCGATCTTCGGGATGCAGCCGGTGGTGGTGTTCGGCTCCGACGAGATGAAGGCCGCGACGCTGCCGCGGATCGTCAACGGCGACCTGCACGTCTGCTTCGGCGTCACCGAACCCGGTGCCGGACTGGATACTTCGCGCATCACGACATTCGCCAAGCGTGATGGCGACCACTATGTCGTCAACGGCCGTAAGGTGTGGATCTCCAAGGCGCTGGAATCCGAGAAGATCCTGCTGCTGGCCCGGACCGAGAGCCGCGACGACGTCGAAAAGCGGGGCGGAAAGCCGACGGAGGGTCTCTCGCTGTTCCTCACCGACATCGATCGCGATCACGTCGACATCCGGCCCATCAGGAAGATGGGGCGCAACGCCGTCAGTTCCAACGAGGTGTTCATCGACGATCTGCGGATCCCGGTTTCCGACCGCATCGGCGACGAGGGCAAGGGCTTCTCCTACATCCTGCACGGGCTGAACCCGGAGCGGATGCTGATCGCCGCCGAGGCGCTGGGCATCGGCCGGGTGGCACTCGACCGGGCGGTGAAGTACGCCAACGAACGCGTGGTGTTCGACCGCCCGATCGGGATGAACCAGGGTATCCAGTTCCCGTTGGCCGACTCGCTGGCGCGCCTGGACGCGGCCGAGCTGATCCTGCGCAAGGCGACCTGGCTCTACGACAACGGAAAGTCCTGCGGCCGGGAAGCCAATATGGCGAAGTACCTGTGCGCGGACGCCGGATTCACGGCGGCCGACCGTGCGCTGCAGACCCACGGCGGCATGGGCTATTCGGAGGAATACCACATCTCCCGGTTCTTCCGTGAGTCGCGCCTGATGAAGATCGCGCCGGTCAGCCAGGAGATGATCCTGAACTTCCTCGGCGCCAACGTGCTCGGCCTGCCCAAGAGCTACTAG
- a CDS encoding amidohydrolase family protein has translation MRKEDMILISVDDHIVEPPDMFANHLPKKYADDAPRLVHNPDGSDMWRFRDITIPNVALNAVAGRPKEEYGLEPQGLDEIRPGCYNVDERVKDMNAGGILGSMCFPSFPGFAGRLFATEDAEFSLALVQAYNDWHVEEWCGAYPARFIPMTLPVIWDPVACAAEIRRNAARGVHSLTFTENPAAMGYPSFHDFEHWKPMWDALVDTDTVLNVHIGSSGRLAITAPDAPMDVMITLQPMNIVQAAADLLWSRPVKEYPDLKIALSEGGTGWIPYFLERADRTYEMHSTWTGQDFKGKKPSEVFREHFLTCFISDHVGVQLRNDVGIDNICWEADYPHSDSMWPGAPEQLDEVLKTHNVPDDEINKMTYENAMRWYHWDPFTHISKEQATIGALRKAAEGHDVSIQALSKKEKTGANFADFAANAKELSGNKD, from the coding sequence ATGCGCAAAGAGGACATGATCCTGATCAGCGTCGACGATCACATTGTCGAACCGCCTGACATGTTCGCCAACCACCTGCCGAAGAAGTACGCCGACGACGCACCCCGGCTGGTGCACAACCCGGACGGGTCGGACATGTGGCGCTTCCGCGACATCACGATCCCCAACGTCGCGTTGAATGCGGTGGCCGGCCGGCCCAAGGAGGAGTACGGGTTGGAACCGCAGGGTCTCGATGAGATCCGGCCGGGCTGTTACAACGTTGATGAGCGGGTCAAGGACATGAACGCCGGGGGCATCCTGGGCTCGATGTGTTTCCCGTCGTTCCCCGGCTTCGCAGGCCGGTTGTTTGCGACCGAGGATGCGGAGTTCTCGCTGGCGTTGGTGCAGGCCTACAACGACTGGCATGTCGAGGAGTGGTGTGGCGCGTATCCGGCGCGGTTCATTCCGATGACGTTGCCGGTGATCTGGGATCCGGTGGCGTGTGCGGCGGAGATCCGGCGCAACGCCGCGCGTGGGGTGCATTCGTTGACCTTCACCGAGAACCCGGCGGCGATGGGCTATCCGAGTTTCCACGACTTCGAGCACTGGAAGCCGATGTGGGACGCCCTGGTCGACACCGACACCGTGCTCAACGTGCACATCGGCTCCTCGGGCCGGCTGGCGATCACCGCCCCGGATGCGCCGATGGACGTGATGATCACGCTGCAACCGATGAACATCGTGCAGGCGGCCGCGGATCTGTTGTGGTCGCGGCCGGTCAAGGAGTACCCCGACCTCAAGATCGCCCTGAGTGAGGGCGGCACCGGCTGGATCCCGTATTTCCTCGAGCGCGCCGATCGCACCTACGAGATGCACTCGACGTGGACCGGGCAGGATTTCAAGGGAAAGAAGCCCTCGGAGGTGTTCCGGGAGCACTTCCTGACCTGCTTCATCTCCGATCACGTCGGGGTGCAGCTGCGCAACGACGTCGGCATCGACAACATCTGCTGGGAAGCCGACTACCCGCACAGCGATTCGATGTGGCCCGGCGCCCCCGAACAACTCGACGAGGTACTCAAGACGCACAACGTGCCCGACGACGAGATCAACAAGATGACCTACGAGAACGCGATGCGCTGGTACCACTGGGACCCGTTCACCCACATCTCCAAGGAACAGGCCACCATCGGCGCGCTACGCAAAGCCGCCGAAGGACACGATGTCTCCATCCAGGCGCTGTCGAAGAAGGAGAAGACCGGCGCCAACTTCGCCGACTTCGCGGCGAACGCCAAGGAGCTGTCCGGCAACAAGGACTGA
- a CDS encoding carboxymuconolactone decarboxylase family protein, protein MRLTPLPADEWDDEVQLALKGMLPRDRQNPEGAGTALSTLVRHPELTKAYLGFNVYLLFRSTLPARLREVAVLRVAHRRDCTYEWDHHVEMAKAEGLTDADVEAIRNGGANDELDRLVVQATDELEDKSNLTDETWAALGEHLTERQRMDFVFTVGAYGMLAMAFNTFGVQLENER, encoded by the coding sequence ATGCGCCTGACACCGCTGCCAGCGGATGAGTGGGACGACGAGGTGCAGCTCGCGCTCAAAGGCATGCTGCCCCGTGATCGGCAGAACCCCGAGGGGGCCGGTACGGCGCTGTCCACGCTCGTCCGGCATCCCGAGCTCACCAAGGCATACCTCGGCTTCAACGTCTACCTGCTGTTCCGCTCCACACTGCCGGCCCGGTTGCGTGAGGTGGCGGTCCTGCGGGTGGCGCATCGGCGGGACTGCACCTACGAGTGGGATCACCACGTCGAGATGGCGAAGGCGGAAGGGCTGACCGACGCCGACGTCGAGGCCATCCGCAACGGCGGCGCCAACGATGAGCTCGACCGGCTGGTCGTGCAGGCCACCGACGAACTCGAGGACAAATCGAATCTCACCGACGAAACCTGGGCTGCCCTCGGCGAGCACCTCACCGAACGTCAGCGCATGGACTTCGTCTTCACCGTCGGCGCCTACGGCATGTTGGCCATGGCGTTCAACACTTTCGGCGTACAGCTCGAGAACGAAAGGTAA